Below is a window of Cryptosporangium aurantiacum DNA.
GTATTAGTCATACTCAAGGCCTCGCGCTCGCCTGTCAGCGTCGTCCTAGGCGGGCCGCCCTCAAAGTTCTGCTTTGACGAGTTGGAGACGGCCTAGCAGGCCGTTCACGAAGCGCGGGGACTCGTCCGTCGAGAGTTCGCGGGCGAGATCCACCGCCTCGTCGATCGCTACCGCGTCCGGGATGTCCTCGCGGAACAGCAGCTCGTACACGCCGAGCCGGAGCAGGTTCCGGTCGACGGCGGGCATCCGGTCGAGCGTCCAGCCCTCGGCGTACGTCGAGATCAGCTCGTCGAGCCGGGGCCGGTTCTCGGTCACGCCCTCGACCAGCGTGATCGCGTAGTCCGGAACCGGAGGGTCGGACTGCGCGAGCCGGTCGCGGGCGGTCGCGAGTGGTTCGGTACCACGGACGTCGGCCTCGAACAGGATGTCGAGGGCGCGCTTCCGTGCCTTGCGACGCGCCGACCGCCGATCCGGGTCGTTGTCTCGGCGCGGGTTGGAGCGAGGGGTAGTCACCCGGTGACCCGGCCGATGTATCGCCCGTCGCGGGTGTCGACCTTCAGCTTGTCACCGGTGTTGACGAACAGCGGGACCTGGATCGTCGCGCCGGTCTCCAGCTCGGCCGGCTTCGTGCCGCCGGTCGACCGGTCGCCCTGCAGGCCGGGGTCGGTGTGTGCGACGACGAGCTCGACGGACGCCGGAAGCTCGACGTACAGCGGCGTCGCGTCGTGCAGCGCGACCGTGACCTCGGCGTTCTCCAGCAGGTAGTCGGCGTTGCCGCCGACGGTCGCCGCAGGCACCGTGATCTGGTCGTACGTCTCCGAGTCCATGAAGACGAAGTCCTCGCCGTCCTTGTACAGGTACGACATGGCGGCCTTGTGGACGTTGGCGGTGTCAACTTTCACGCCGGCGTTGAACGTCTTGTCGACGACCTTGCCGGTCAGCACGTTCTTCAGCGTCGTCCGCACGAACGCTCCGCCCTTACCGGGCTTCACGTGCTGGAACTCGACGACGTTCCAGAGCTGACCCTCCAGGTTCAGCGTCATGCCGTTCTTCAGGTCGTTCGTGGTGGCCATGCGGAAGCTCTTCGTCTCCTGGTCGGCCGGTCCGACAGGCCGTGTGGCAGGCCGTGGGCCGGTGCGCAAGTCGTAGGGATCAGCTGAGAGGCTGGGCGGCGGTGACCGCCCGCTTGGCAGGTCACCAGATACTACCTGTATCCGGTAGCCGCCCCACCGGCTACACGTCCGCCGGACCGTGGCCGGCGGCCGGATGCAGGTCGACCCACCGACCTGGCTCGTGCTGATCGGCCCGACGTCCGGGTCGCACCGATATCTGTCAGGAAGGGAACTCGTGCGCAACCGCCTCCCCCGGCTGCTCACCACGGCATCCGCCGTCCTCACCACGCTCGCGCTGGTCGCCGGCTGTACGGGCGAGTCCGACGAGAAGCCCGAACGGCCCAGCCAAGACGGCAGTTGGAGCCCGGTGGGACCCACCGACGCGGTGGTGCACACCGACCAGGTCGGCTACGGCACTCTCGAGACCAAGGTCGCCGTGCTGCTGGCGCCGCGTAAGGCGGACAGCGCCGGGTTCGTCGTCGAGCGGCAGGACGGGTCGGTCGCGCTGAAGGGCACGGTCGGCACCGACCGGGGGGCGTGGAGCGAGCGGTACCCGGCGACGTACCCGATCGACGTCTCCGGTTTACGCACCGCGGGCGCCTACCGGATCCGGGTCACCGGCGGCATCACCGCGGTGTCGCCGGTCTTCGTGGTGGGCGCGAGCAGGGAGCTGTTCGGCCAGGTCGCAGCCGACACGGTCGAGTTCTTCGGGGTACAGCGGGACGGCGCCGACGTGCTGAGCAAGCCGATCCCCCGCGAACCGTCCCACCTCAACGACGCGAAGGCGACGGTCTACGACGCGCCGGACTTCGCCGACGGCGACGACCTGGGCAAGAACCTGACCGCGACCGCGGGCGCCCCGGCCGTCGACGTCACCGGTGGCTGGTTCGACGCCGGCGACTACCTGAAGTTCACCCACACCACCGCGTACGCACTGGCCCTGATGCTGCTGGCCGAACGGGGAGGGGCCACCAGCATCGGCAACGGCAAGGCGATCGACGGTATCGGCGCGGAGGCGGCGTTCGGTGTCGACTGGCTGGACAAGATGTGGGACGAGTCGACGCAGACGCTGTATTTGCAGGTCGGGCTCGGCAGCGGTGGTGCGGACGGGCTGCTCGGCGACCACGACGTCTGGCGGCTGCCCCAGGACGACGACAGCGCGTCCGGCGAGTCGAAGCGGTACCTGAGCCACCGGCCGGTGTTCCGGGCGAACCAGCCGGGCGAGGAGATCAGCCCGAACGTCGCCGGCCGGGTCGCGGCCGCGTTCGCGCTGGCCGCGCAGGTCGAGGCCGGTGACGACCCGACCGCGGCCAGGGCACACCTGGACGCCGCCGCGACGATCCTCGACCTGGCGGGCGGCGAGGACTACGGCACGCTGATGACGTCGTACCCGCGCGAGTACTACCCGGAGAGCTCGTGGGCCGACGACATGGCCCTCGGCGCGACCGAGCTGGCCCGGGCGGGCCTCGTGCTCGGCGACACCCGCGCGACCACCTGGACCCAGCAGGCGGCCCGCTTCGCGAGCCTCTCGATCAGCGCGGGCAACAAGGGTCCGCTCAACCTGTACGACGTCGGGCCGCTCGTCGACGCCGAGCTGCACGCGCTGCTGCAGGAGACCGGGAACCCGGCTACCGAGGTGACGCCGGAGACGCTGGTGGGCAACCTGAAGGCTCGCCTGGACACCGCGGTCGCGGCCGCGGCGAAGAGCCCGATCGGGGCCGCGGCGCCGATCACGCAGGACGACTTCACGTCCAAGACGTTCGGCTGGGCCGCGGTCGCCGCGCTCTACCACCGCGCGGCCGACGACGACAGCTACGACGCGTTCGGCACCACCCAGCGCAACGTCGCGCTCGGGACGAACGGGTGGGGGCTCTCGCTGGTGGTCGGCGTCGGCCACACGTACGCGAAGTGCATCCACCACCAGATCGCGAACCTGGCCGGGAGCCTCACCGGCACCGGGAAGATCGCGACCGGAGCGGTCGTGAACGGGCCGAACGCGTCGAGCGCGTTCAAGGGGCTGACCACGTCGGATACCGCGAAGACGTGCACGGGCGTGAACGTGAGCCGCTTCGACCGGTCCGACGCGAAGTTCGTCGATCAGCCGCAGGCCTACTCCAGCGTCGAGCCCGCCATCGACTTCACCGCAACGGCTCTCCTAGCCGTGACGCTGCAGGCTCGGTTGTAGCGCTGCTCGGTTGATGCGCCGAGGCGCTGCACATTTTGTGCCCCTGGAGGGGCACAAAATGTGCAGCGCTTAGCGGGCGGCGATGTGGCGGAGGGCCAGCTGGTAGCCGGTGAGGCCGAGGCCGATGATGGCGCCGGTGGCGACCGGGGAGATCACGCTCGTGTGCCGGAACGGCTCGCGCTTGTGCACGTTCGTGATGTGCACCTCGATCAGCGGGGCGTTCAGCATCGCGCACGCGTCCCGTACCGCGATGTTGTAGTGCGTCCACGCGCCGGGGTTCAGCACGACCGGTGCCCGCTCGTCGGCCGCCGCGTGCAGCCAGCCGAGCATCTCGTGCTCCGCGTCGGTCTGCCGCACGACGACGTCGAGGCCCAGCTCCGCGCCGGTCTTGACGCAGAGCGCCGCCAGGTCGTCGTAGGTGTCCGCGCCGTAGATCTCCGGCTCCCTGGTGCCCAGCCGCCCGATGTTCGGTCCGTTGAGCACGTACACCCGGGTCACAGCTGCACCGCCCGCGCCGGGGTGCTCTCGGTACCGACCGCGCCGTACGCCGCCACCAGCAGGCCCGGATCCGGGTCCTCCAGCACGGTCGGCTTGGCCAGCCCGTCCAGGACGATGAACCGCAGGCGGTTGCCCCGCGACTTCTTGTCGACGCGCATCGTGTCGAGCAGCTTCGGCCAGGCGGCGGCCGAGTACGTGAGCGGCAGCCCCAGCGCGCCCAGCACGGCCGCGTGCCGCTCGGCGGTCGTGTCGTCCAGCCGCCCGGCGAGCCGCCCCAGCTCGGCGGCGAACACCAGCCCGACGCTCACCGCGGCGCCGTGCCGCCATCGGTAGCGCTCGTTCTTCTCGATCGCGTGCCCGAGCGTGTGCCCGTAGTTGAGGATCTCGCGCAGCCCGGACTCGCGCAGGTCCTTCGAGACCACGTCGGCCTTGACCGCGATCGACCGCTCGACCAGCTCCCGCAGCACCGGCGACGAGGGATCGGTCGCGGCGGCCGGGTCGGCCTCGATCAGCTCCAGGATGCGCGGGTCGGCGATGAACCCGGTCTTGACGATCTCGGCCATGCCGGCGACCAGCTCGTGCTTGGGCAGCGTCTCCAGCGTGGCCAGGTCGACCAGGACGCCGGCGGGCGGGTGGAAGGCCCCCACGAGGTTCTTGCCGGCCGCGGTGTTGATGCCGGTCTTGCCGCCCACCGCGGCGTCGACCATGCCGAGCACGGTCGTCGGGACCTGCACCACGCGGACGCCGCGCAGCCAGCAGGCGGCCACAAAACCGGCGAGGTCGGTGACCGCGCCGCCGCCGAGCCCGACGATCGCGTCGGTGCGGGTGAAACCGGCCTGGCCGAGCACGTCCCAGCAGAAGCCGGCAACCTCGAGGGTCTTGCCGTCCTCGGCGTCCGGGATCTCCAGCGAGTGCGCCTCGAAACCACTCGCCCGCAGGTCGTCACGGACGGCCTCACCGGTGGTGCGCAGCGCGCCCGGGTGGATCACCGCGACGCGCTGGGCACCAGCCAGCAGCGGCGCCAGCTCGCCGAGCAGCCCGTGCCCGACCAGCACGTCGTAGGACGACTCGCCGGTCACCGAGATGCGGGTCACGTCTGTGCCGGTGCCGCCGGCGGCGGCGCCGTTCCCGTCGGACGGGGCACTCATGCGGGCACCTCCTCGAGCTGGGCCAGCACGTCGGCGACGATCTCCTCGGGGGCCCGCCCGTCGGTGGTGACGGTGATCGTCGCGACCTCGGCGTAGAGCGGGGCCCGCTGGGCGAGCAGCGTGCGCATCGTCGCCCGGGGGTTGAGCGCCAGCAGCGGCCGGGCCGTGTTGAGCCCGACCCGGTCGACGGCGTCGGCCAGCCCGACGTCCAGGTGGACGACACGGTGGCCGCGCAGCGCCGCGCGGGTGGCCTCCGCCAGCACCGCGCCACCGCCCAGCGCCAGGACGCCGTCGTGGGCGCCGAGGGCGGCGGCGACCGCTGCGGCCTCCAGCGCCCGGAACGTCTCCTCGCCATCGTCGACGAAGATGTCGCTGATCGGCTTGCCCGCGCTCGCCTCGATGTCGTGGTCGACGTCGCGGAACGTCACGCCGAGGCGCGCGGCGAGCAGCTCACCGACCGTCGTCTTGCCTGCGCCGGGAGGGCCGACCAGCACCGCGACCGGGCGGCTCACTCGATCACCAGCGCGGCCTTGTAGCCGGCGAGGTTCCGGCGGACCTCGTCCACCGAGTCGCCGCCGAACTTCTCCATCGCCGCGTCCGCGAGCACGAGCGCGACCATCGCCTCGGCGACGATCGCCGCGGCCGGGACCGCGCAGACGTCGCTGCGCTGCGCGATCGCCTTGGCCGCCTCGCCGGTCGTGACGTCGACGGTCGCCAGCGCGCGGGAGATCGTCGCGATCGGCTTCATCGCGCCGCGGATCCGCAGCACCTCGCCGGTCGTCATGCCGCCCTCGAGGCCACCGGCGTGCCCGGTCAGCCGCCGGACGCCGTCGGGGGTGTTGACGATCTCGTCGTGGGCGGCCGAACCCCGGGAGCGGGCCTGGGTGA
It encodes the following:
- the aroB gene encoding 3-dehydroquinate synthase gives rise to the protein MSAPSDGNGAAAGGTGTDVTRISVTGESSYDVLVGHGLLGELAPLLAGAQRVAVIHPGALRTTGEAVRDDLRASGFEAHSLEIPDAEDGKTLEVAGFCWDVLGQAGFTRTDAIVGLGGGAVTDLAGFVAACWLRGVRVVQVPTTVLGMVDAAVGGKTGINTAAGKNLVGAFHPPAGVLVDLATLETLPKHELVAGMAEIVKTGFIADPRILELIEADPAAATDPSSPVLRELVERSIAVKADVVSKDLRESGLREILNYGHTLGHAIEKNERYRWRHGAAVSVGLVFAAELGRLAGRLDDTTAERHAAVLGALGLPLTYSAAAWPKLLDTMRVDKKSRGNRLRFIVLDGLAKPTVLEDPDPGLLVAAYGAVGTESTPARAVQL
- the aroQ gene encoding type II 3-dehydroquinate dehydratase encodes the protein MTRVYVLNGPNIGRLGTREPEIYGADTYDDLAALCVKTGAELGLDVVVRQTDAEHEMLGWLHAAADERAPVVLNPGAWTHYNIAVRDACAMLNAPLIEVHITNVHKREPFRHTSVISPVATGAIIGLGLTGYQLALRHIAAR
- the nusB gene encoding transcription antitermination factor NusB, producing MTTPRSNPRRDNDPDRRSARRKARKRALDILFEADVRGTEPLATARDRLAQSDPPVPDYAITLVEGVTENRPRLDELISTYAEGWTLDRMPAVDRNLLRLGVYELLFREDIPDAVAIDEAVDLARELSTDESPRFVNGLLGRLQLVKAEL
- the efp gene encoding elongation factor P, with amino-acid sequence MATTNDLKNGMTLNLEGQLWNVVEFQHVKPGKGGAFVRTTLKNVLTGKVVDKTFNAGVKVDTANVHKAAMSYLYKDGEDFVFMDSETYDQITVPAATVGGNADYLLENAEVTVALHDATPLYVELPASVELVVAHTDPGLQGDRSTGGTKPAELETGATIQVPLFVNTGDKLKVDTRDGRYIGRVTG
- a CDS encoding glycoside hydrolase family 9 protein; the protein is MQVDPPTWLVLIGPTSGSHRYLSGRELVRNRLPRLLTTASAVLTTLALVAGCTGESDEKPERPSQDGSWSPVGPTDAVVHTDQVGYGTLETKVAVLLAPRKADSAGFVVERQDGSVALKGTVGTDRGAWSERYPATYPIDVSGLRTAGAYRIRVTGGITAVSPVFVVGASRELFGQVAADTVEFFGVQRDGADVLSKPIPREPSHLNDAKATVYDAPDFADGDDLGKNLTATAGAPAVDVTGGWFDAGDYLKFTHTTAYALALMLLAERGGATSIGNGKAIDGIGAEAAFGVDWLDKMWDESTQTLYLQVGLGSGGADGLLGDHDVWRLPQDDDSASGESKRYLSHRPVFRANQPGEEISPNVAGRVAAAFALAAQVEAGDDPTAARAHLDAAATILDLAGGEDYGTLMTSYPREYYPESSWADDMALGATELARAGLVLGDTRATTWTQQAARFASLSISAGNKGPLNLYDVGPLVDAELHALLQETGNPATEVTPETLVGNLKARLDTAVAAAAKSPIGAAAPITQDDFTSKTFGWAAVAALYHRAADDDSYDAFGTTQRNVALGTNGWGLSLVVGVGHTYAKCIHHQIANLAGSLTGTGKIATGAVVNGPNASSAFKGLTTSDTAKTCTGVNVSRFDRSDAKFVDQPQAYSSVEPAIDFTATALLAVTLQARL
- a CDS encoding shikimate kinase; the encoded protein is MSRPVAVLVGPPGAGKTTVGELLAARLGVTFRDVDHDIEASAGKPISDIFVDDGEETFRALEAAAVAAALGAHDGVLALGGGAVLAEATRAALRGHRVVHLDVGLADAVDRVGLNTARPLLALNPRATMRTLLAQRAPLYAEVATITVTTDGRAPEEIVADVLAQLEEVPA